A part of Aegilops tauschii subsp. strangulata cultivar AL8/78 chromosome 2, Aet v6.0, whole genome shotgun sequence genomic DNA contains:
- the LOC109758994 gene encoding protein EARLY FLOWERING 5 produces the protein MKTTKGGKVMNPTDAFRKEQRRKELKRNKKERKKVREVGILKKDPDAIKDQIEKLEKMKADGALDKARKHKKRQLEDTYNLVVKKRKEYEEKMKEKGEQPVMFSHLGPPKRRPAADEDDRAKNPMPEDSVYYHPTLNPSGAPPPGKPPMYKSSIGPRIPLPSSVGAGASSSMTESEEAGPSTMPPPPPPPPLPANSEPSDLSVPSLPLPPPPPPPPPKPAGAVIAPGLPLPPPPPPPGAPPREPVLDHILLPPPPPPQRPLQQPPLPGTNELLNKQIVGEGASSADSTQAPVVLPPPPPPPRLPPNSNEMQATDNTAMDTPVVKEDAKIPRFLPPPPPHPSQLLPLPPRPPMMPPVQPDILSPGMVRFPPPPSQPDSRPPFIAPGVAARPPPPPPALPPAQMPMAPFGVLPGPSAMLRPPFFPGPEFAAFGPRPQLPQQPSYVKSAASTVVKRPLAQHTPELTAMVPASVRVKRESALPKPKPKAQQQQQQSSAPSYSALKPSVTPIKSAAQPSPSASKPQSIDDSYMAFLEDMKQLGALDE, from the exons aTGAAGACAACTAAGGGAGGGAAAGTCATGAATCCCACCGACGCCTTCCGCAAGGAGCAGCGCAGGAAGGAGCTTAAGCGG aacaaaaaagaaagaaagaaggtACGGGAGGTTGGCATTTTGAAAAAGGACCCAGATGCTATAAAGGATCAGATTGAGAAATTGGAAAAGATGA AGGCTGATGGTGCTCTGGATAAGGCTAGGAAACATAAGAAAAGACAGCTTGAGGATACTTATAATCTTgttgtgaagaaaaggaag GAATATGAAGAAAAGATGAAAGAAAAGGGTGAGCAACCAGTTATGTTCAG CCATCTTGGACCACCAAAGAGACGGCCTGCAGCAGACGAAGATGACAGAGCTAAAAACCCTATGCCTGAG GATTCTGTTTACTATCACCCAACCTTGAACCCATCTGGGGCACCACCACCTGGCAAACCTCCTATGTACAAATCATCGATAG GACCAAGGATTCCACTGCCTTCCTCAGTTGGTGCTGGGGCTTCATCTTCCATGACAGAATCTGAAGAAGCAGGTCCTTCCACcatgccccctcctccaccgccccctCCACTGCCAGCCAATTCAGAACCTTCAGATCTATCTGTCCCTTCTTTACCTTTacccccaccaccgcccccacccccGCCTAAGCCTGCTGGCGCTGTAATAGCACCAGGCTTACCGCtgccacctccacctcctcctcctggtGCACCTCCCAGAGAACCTGTGTTAGATCATATATTACTGCCACCACCTCCCCCTCCACAGCGGCCTTTGCAACAACCACCTCTACCTGGTACAAATGAGCTGCTTAATAAACAAATTGTTGGAGAGGGTGCAAGCTCGGCAGATTCTACACAG GCTCCAGTTGTGCtacctccacctccacctccccctaGGTTGCCACCGAACTCAAATGAAATGCAGGCTACTGACAATACTGCTATGGATACTCCTGTTGTGAAAGAAGATGCTAAAATTCCAAGGTTCTTACCACCACCTCCACCGCATCCATCGCAGTTACTGCCTTTGCCTCCAAGGCCTCCAATGATGCCTCCAGTACAACCTGATATTCTAAGCCCAGGAATGGTCAGATTTCCTCCACCACCGTCACAACCAGATTCAAGGCCACCATTTATTGCTCCTGGTGTTGCTGCCAGGCCCCCTCCACCTCCTCCAGCATTACCTCCGGCTCAAATGCCAATGGCACCCTTTGGTGTACTTCCTGGTCCGTCAGCAATGCTTAGGCCTCCATTTTTTCCAGGACCCGAGTTTGCTGCTTTTGGCCCAAGGCCGCAGTTACCTCAGCAGCCATCTTACGTCAAATCGGCTGCTTCAACAGTTGTAAAGAGACCATTAGCACAACATACTCCTGAGCTAACAGCTATG GTTCCTGCATCAGTTCGAGTTAAGAGAGAATCCGCTCTCCCTAAACCAAAACCAAAggcgcagcagcagcagcagcagtcatCAGCACCATCATATTCTGCTCTGAAGCCTTCAGTAACCCCCATAAAATCTGCAGCCCAGCCTTCACCCTCAGCTTCTAAGCCACAAAGCATTGATGACTCCTACATGGCATTCCTGGAGGATATGAAGCAACTGGGTGCCCTCGATGAGTAG